In Desulfosediminicola ganghwensis, a single window of DNA contains:
- a CDS encoding SGNH/GDSL hydrolase family protein yields the protein MKRKHSSVPSVIFGVFLILSAATATTSHAYSTIFSFGDSLSDTGNAGRFTDGLVWVETMAHSDAATLINYSVGGGTTAYDNYVGIPNSGLQAQIDAWTFSGVAPTDTLVTLWAGANDLLIGPRYDGPVNIYSALEKLYTLGAREILVPNLPDIGATPAFMSQGTDTAANATAWTLWFNSELETKLQEFVNIHSDTTLYFLDAFSIFAAIPEEQRSGLFWIDGFHPSATGHELIAKSALQVLNPVPEPATCLLFSTGLAIAGIAGRRKKNSAG from the coding sequence ATGAAAAGAAAACATTCGTCAGTACCGTCCGTTATTTTCGGTGTTTTTCTTATTCTCTCGGCCGCAACAGCGACAACTTCACATGCCTACTCCACAATCTTTTCATTCGGTGACAGTCTCTCCGATACCGGCAACGCCGGACGTTTCACCGACGGACTCGTTTGGGTTGAAACAATGGCACATTCTGATGCCGCAACTCTCATCAATTATTCAGTGGGAGGAGGTACCACCGCTTATGACAATTATGTTGGAATCCCAAACTCCGGCCTGCAGGCACAGATCGATGCCTGGACCTTTTCCGGAGTTGCCCCGACTGACACCCTCGTTACACTCTGGGCCGGTGCCAACGACCTGCTCATTGGACCCCGTTATGACGGCCCTGTAAATATCTACAGTGCACTAGAAAAGCTGTACACATTAGGGGCCCGGGAAATCCTGGTCCCGAATCTACCCGACATTGGTGCAACACCAGCATTTATGAGTCAAGGTACCGATACAGCAGCCAATGCGACAGCATGGACTCTATGGTTCAATAGCGAACTCGAGACGAAATTGCAGGAATTTGTAAACATTCATTCTGACACAACACTCTATTTCCTTGATGCATTTTCTATTTTCGCAGCTATACCGGAAGAGCAGAGATCAGGACTCTTCTGGATAGATGGCTTCCACCCATCCGCAACCGGACATGAACTTATCGCAAAGAGCGCCCTTCAGGTTTTAAACCCGGTTCCGGAACCTGCCACTTGCCTGCTATTCTCCACAGGCCTTGCAATCGCTGGCATTGCAGGTCGCAGAAAGAAAAATAGTGCCGGTTGA